A genomic window from Vagococcus sp. CY52-2 includes:
- a CDS encoding AEC family transporter — protein sequence MITAYLNILVVFAMIFLGYMLTKKQWFDNHIANVFSKLVLNITLPLSMFLNMTQKFTRAEFLELFTGLALPFVSIIVTFLISMVYSRITRVPDTRKGSFRTMFTAANTIFMGLPVNMAIFGEKAIPYALLYYICNTTFFFTVGIMLISRDNPDNHLEKANFSFEKLLKQLLSPAILGFFVGILWMLTDMAVPKPMIDFSSYVGGMTTALSLFVIGIIIYQTGFKNLKMDKDVAGVMLGRYIISPLVVYGLSFIIPVPSLMLKVFILQSAMPVQNALPILAKGYGADAEFATTSLTYSIILYTAFIFVILTLFF from the coding sequence ATGATTACGGCGTATTTAAATATTTTAGTGGTATTTGCGATGATCTTTTTAGGCTATATGCTGACTAAAAAACAATGGTTTGATAATCATATCGCCAATGTATTTTCAAAATTAGTGTTAAATATCACGTTGCCTTTAAGTATGTTTTTAAATATGACCCAAAAATTTACTCGAGCAGAATTTTTAGAACTATTCACAGGATTAGCATTACCATTTGTCTCGATTATTGTGACGTTTTTGATTAGTATGGTGTATTCTCGTATTACGCGTGTACCAGATACGCGTAAGGGATCGTTTCGTACCATGTTTACGGCGGCTAATACTATTTTCATGGGATTACCTGTCAATATGGCTATTTTTGGTGAAAAAGCCATTCCTTATGCATTGCTTTACTATATTTGTAATACCACGTTTTTCTTTACAGTTGGTATTATGTTGATTAGTCGAGATAACCCAGATAACCATTTAGAAAAAGCCAATTTTAGTTTTGAAAAATTATTGAAGCAATTATTGTCACCGGCTATTTTAGGGTTTTTTGTTGGAATTTTATGGATGTTGACTGATATGGCCGTGCCAAAACCGATGATTGATTTTTCTTCTTATGTTGGTGGGATGACAACCGCTCTGTCTCTTTTTGTGATTGGCATTATCATTTATCAAACAGGATTTAAAAATTTAAAAATGGATAAAGATGTCGCGGGTGTGATGCTTGGTCGCTATATTATTTCACCGCTTGTGGTATATGGGTTATCTTTTATTATTCCTGTACCTAGTTTGATGTTAAAAGTCTTTATTTTACAATCTGCCATGCCAGTTCAAAATGCGTTACCCATTTTAGCAAAAGGTTACGGAGCAGATGCAGAATTTGCGACAACATCATTAACTTATTCCATCATTTTATATACTGCCTTTATATTCGTCATTTTAACATTATTTTTTTAG